A genomic window from Streptomyces sp. HUAS YS2 includes:
- a CDS encoding carbohydrate ABC transporter permease, translating to MTTVREGARALRGPARGLLAGALMVVFLAPFYLMLRNSLMDTQALTSPEWTWWPSTMHWENFTSLFSDPMVNMGQSLANSLLIAVITAPLSTLLASAAGFALARIPVPGRGVVLGLVLATLMIPGSATFVPTFVVVGALGGVNTLWGLIVPGLFNPFAVLLFRNFYLQLPRELEEAGRLDGLGWLGLYRRIALPSSGAMLASLGALAFIDSWNSFLWPLVIGQDPSAWTAQIALSTFLTAQTINLPGLFAGAVVTITPLVVMFLIAQRHIVEGIAHTGLKG from the coding sequence GTGACGACCGTACGAGAGGGAGCGCGTGCCCTGCGGGGCCCCGCGCGCGGCTTGCTGGCCGGGGCCCTGATGGTGGTGTTCCTCGCCCCCTTCTACCTGATGCTGCGCAACTCGCTGATGGACACGCAGGCCCTGACATCGCCCGAGTGGACCTGGTGGCCCTCGACGATGCACTGGGAGAACTTCACCTCCCTGTTCAGCGACCCCATGGTGAACATGGGCCAGTCCCTGGCCAACTCCCTGCTGATCGCCGTGATCACGGCCCCGCTGTCGACGCTGCTGGCCTCGGCCGCCGGATTCGCGCTCGCCCGCATCCCGGTTCCCGGCCGCGGTGTCGTGCTCGGCCTCGTCCTGGCCACGCTCATGATCCCCGGCTCGGCGACCTTCGTGCCCACCTTCGTCGTCGTGGGCGCGCTCGGCGGGGTCAACACCCTGTGGGGCCTCATCGTCCCCGGACTCTTCAACCCCTTCGCGGTCCTGCTGTTCCGTAACTTCTACCTGCAGCTCCCCCGCGAACTCGAGGAAGCCGGCCGCCTGGACGGCCTCGGCTGGCTCGGCCTCTACCGCCGGATCGCGCTGCCGTCGTCCGGCGCCATGCTGGCCTCGCTCGGCGCGCTCGCCTTCATCGACAGCTGGAACTCCTTCCTGTGGCCCCTGGTCATCGGCCAGGACCCGTCCGCCTGGACGGCGCAGATCGCCCTGTCCACCTTCCTCACCGCGCAGACCATCAACCTGCCCGGCCTGTTCGCGGGCGCCGTCGTGACCATCACCCCTCTGGTGGTCATGTTCCTGATCGCCCAGCGCCACATCGTCGAAGGCATCGCCCACACCGGCCTCAAGGGCTGA
- a CDS encoding carbohydrate ABC transporter permease → MNATTHAVPRSEGAGRPADTPRGPARARRRRADLRSWGAFALLTAPMLIGLGVFKYIAIGWSFLLSLSEAQGTIALGDWVGLDNYRQLFGDAVFRNALSKIGLFTLFIVPITFAASLGLALLVHRIRRGRAVLRTAFLIPAAVSYVAASLLWKMSLFSGMPAGIANMIGGWFGMEAVPWLQGGDPPLYWIALVTVRLWLQVGFYMVLFLAGLQAIPKEIYEAAALDGATGLRLLRRITLPMLRNTSVAVLMLMFIAAFQAFDEFYNLFGGGMSGSGTAPVKTPMTYLHDTAMGAQNYGLGSAGSFVLTALIVGVTLVQGRITGFGKSEE, encoded by the coding sequence ATGAACGCCACCACGCACGCCGTACCACGCTCCGAGGGAGCAGGGCGCCCCGCGGACACCCCGCGGGGCCCCGCCCGGGCCCGCCGTCGCCGTGCCGACCTGCGCTCCTGGGGCGCGTTCGCCCTGCTCACGGCTCCGATGCTGATCGGCCTCGGGGTGTTCAAGTACATCGCCATCGGATGGAGTTTCCTGCTCAGCCTCAGCGAGGCCCAGGGCACCATCGCGCTCGGCGACTGGGTGGGGCTCGACAACTACCGGCAGCTGTTCGGCGACGCCGTCTTCCGGAACGCGCTGAGCAAGATCGGGCTGTTCACCCTGTTCATCGTCCCGATCACGTTCGCGGCCTCACTCGGCCTCGCGCTCCTGGTGCACCGGATCCGACGGGGCCGGGCCGTCCTGCGGACCGCGTTCCTGATCCCGGCCGCCGTCTCCTACGTCGCGGCCTCGCTGCTGTGGAAGATGTCCCTGTTCAGCGGGATGCCGGCGGGGATCGCCAACATGATCGGCGGCTGGTTCGGGATGGAGGCCGTCCCCTGGCTGCAGGGCGGTGATCCCCCGCTGTACTGGATCGCCCTGGTGACCGTGCGCCTCTGGCTCCAGGTCGGCTTCTACATGGTGCTCTTCCTCGCCGGCCTGCAGGCGATCCCGAAGGAGATCTACGAGGCCGCGGCCCTGGACGGAGCCACCGGGCTGCGTCTGCTGCGCCGGATCACCCTGCCGATGCTGCGCAACACCTCGGTGGCCGTGCTGATGCTGATGTTCATCGCGGCGTTCCAGGCGTTCGACGAGTTCTACAACCTGTTCGGCGGCGGCATGTCCGGATCGGGCACCGCGCCGGTGAAGACCCCGATGACGTACCTGCACGACACCGCGATGGGCGCCCAGAACTACGGTCTCGGATCGGCCGGCTCCTTCGTCCTCACGGCCCTGATCGTCGGGGTGACGCTGGTCCAGGGGCGGATCACGGGCTTCGGAAAGAGCGAGGAGTGA
- a CDS encoding ABC transporter substrate-binding protein, with protein MSAQRAQLSRRGFLGGSLLFVAGTAIGCTTSPTGGSSSGAKTTLNVWSHAYGEAGTQQALTRYAAAFTKANPDIAVKVTWVPGDYTAKLNASLLTAAAPDVFEHGDFTQGLARRGQVAALDAEYGSTKDDFNQGARDLVTVDGKLYGVKMIDDVQMLYYRKSVLAKAGIAPPTTFDALVAAAKALTTKKSKGLFIGNDGVGETPALSVFSNRGELVADGKIGFASPQAVEAVTGLKRLHDDKSLLLGFTTDWWDPSAFVQGVVPMQWTGLWAMPAIEKALGDDFGILPWPAFKAGGSPVLRVGGWTSCVNAKGKNVAAAKKFVKWLWIEKTDLQQDWSEGYGFHVPPRTSVAATASKLGKGTAKEAVELAAKYGRSNPNTWDSASGTPFGAAVAKVVTGQGDAAKLLADAAEQAQAAVDKQLS; from the coding sequence ATGAGCGCACAGAGAGCCCAGCTTAGCCGCAGAGGATTCCTCGGAGGGTCCCTCCTCTTCGTCGCCGGAACGGCGATCGGCTGCACCACCAGCCCGACCGGCGGTTCCTCGTCCGGGGCGAAGACCACCCTGAACGTCTGGTCCCACGCCTACGGCGAGGCCGGCACCCAGCAGGCCCTCACGCGCTACGCCGCCGCCTTCACCAAGGCGAACCCGGACATCGCGGTCAAGGTCACCTGGGTCCCCGGCGACTACACGGCCAAGCTCAACGCCTCGCTGCTCACCGCCGCGGCGCCCGACGTCTTCGAGCACGGCGACTTCACCCAGGGGCTCGCCCGGCGTGGCCAGGTCGCCGCGCTCGACGCCGAGTACGGCAGCACCAAGGACGACTTCAACCAGGGCGCTCGCGACCTGGTGACCGTCGACGGGAAGCTCTACGGCGTCAAGATGATCGACGACGTCCAGATGCTCTACTACCGCAAGAGCGTCCTCGCCAAGGCCGGGATAGCCCCGCCCACCACCTTCGACGCGCTCGTCGCCGCCGCCAAGGCGCTGACCACCAAGAAGAGCAAGGGTCTGTTCATCGGCAACGACGGAGTCGGCGAGACTCCGGCCCTCTCGGTGTTCTCCAACCGCGGCGAGCTGGTCGCCGACGGCAAGATCGGCTTCGCCTCACCCCAGGCCGTCGAGGCCGTCACGGGCCTCAAGCGCCTGCACGACGACAAGTCCCTGCTGCTCGGCTTCACCACCGACTGGTGGGACCCCTCCGCCTTCGTCCAGGGCGTCGTGCCGATGCAGTGGACCGGGCTCTGGGCCATGCCCGCCATCGAGAAGGCGCTCGGCGACGACTTCGGCATCCTGCCGTGGCCCGCTTTCAAGGCCGGCGGCTCTCCGGTCCTGCGCGTCGGCGGCTGGACGAGCTGCGTCAACGCCAAGGGCAAGAACGTGGCGGCGGCCAAGAAGTTCGTCAAGTGGCTCTGGATCGAGAAGACCGACCTCCAGCAGGACTGGTCCGAGGGCTACGGCTTCCACGTCCCGCCGCGCACGTCCGTCGCCGCCACGGCGAGCAAGCTCGGCAAGGGCACCGCCAAGGAGGCCGTCGAGCTGGCCGCGAAGTACGGCAGGAGCAACCCGAACACCTGGGACTCCGCCTCCGGCACCCCGTTCGGCGCCGCCGTCGCCAAGGTCGTCACCGGTCAGGGAGACGCCGCCAAGCTGCTGGCCGACGCGGCCGAGCAGGCCCAGGCGGCCGTGGACAAGCAGCTGTCCTGA
- a CDS encoding ROK family transcriptional regulator: MVTAPAETAILSLLLAESPLSRVELARRTGLSSTAVTKAARPLIDDGYLHELPPERTAPGAGRPVNPLSVTPDREFFVGVKISADALYGTVCDLRSRPRVHASRPLDERGPAEVCALIADLVAELLDAEPEFRERTRHVGIAVSGDVDAPGGQVRYSVLPGWRDVPLAETVAAATGLNVAIANDVKALTVAEHWFGDGIGTDYFALVTIGAGIGSGIVVNGRLVDGAYGVAGEMGHISVDPAGPRCHCGSIGCVEAIASSDAILGTVRRATGRTDLDFDGTVRLARDGDPAAQEAFARAGKAIGVGIATLVSLMGPERVVVTGEGLDTYDLFGLHIKEAYAAHCFKAAAKCPLTLRPLPWEEWARAAAVVSIQALFP, translated from the coding sequence TTGGTCACCGCTCCGGCCGAAACAGCCATCCTGAGCCTGCTGTTGGCCGAGAGCCCGCTCAGTCGGGTCGAGCTGGCCCGCCGCACCGGGCTGTCCTCGACCGCGGTGACCAAGGCCGCCAGGCCGCTGATCGACGACGGCTACCTGCACGAACTCCCGCCGGAGCGAACCGCTCCAGGGGCCGGGCGCCCCGTCAACCCGCTGTCCGTCACTCCTGACCGGGAGTTCTTCGTCGGGGTGAAGATCAGTGCCGACGCCCTGTACGGCACGGTGTGCGATCTGCGGTCCCGGCCCCGCGTCCACGCGAGCCGCCCGCTGGACGAGCGCGGCCCGGCGGAGGTGTGCGCCCTGATCGCCGACCTCGTCGCCGAACTCCTCGACGCGGAGCCCGAGTTCCGGGAGCGGACGCGGCACGTGGGCATCGCCGTCTCCGGCGACGTCGATGCGCCCGGTGGGCAGGTGCGCTACTCGGTGCTCCCCGGCTGGCGCGACGTGCCGCTGGCCGAGACCGTGGCCGCGGCGACCGGGCTGAACGTCGCCATAGCCAACGACGTCAAGGCCCTGACAGTCGCCGAGCACTGGTTCGGCGACGGCATCGGGACCGACTACTTCGCGCTGGTCACCATCGGCGCGGGCATCGGCTCCGGCATCGTCGTCAACGGCCGACTGGTCGACGGCGCGTACGGGGTCGCCGGCGAGATGGGCCACATCAGTGTCGATCCGGCCGGTCCCCGCTGTCACTGCGGCTCGATCGGCTGCGTCGAGGCGATCGCCTCCAGCGACGCCATCCTCGGCACGGTGCGCCGGGCCACCGGCCGGACGGACCTCGACTTCGACGGCACGGTCCGCCTCGCCCGCGACGGAGACCCCGCCGCGCAGGAGGCTTTCGCCCGGGCCGGCAAGGCCATCGGCGTCGGCATCGCCACCCTCGTCAGCCTCATGGGGCCCGAGCGCGTCGTCGTCACCGGCGAGGGGCTCGACACCTACGACCTCTTCGGCTTGCACATCAAGGAGGCGTACGCCGCGCACTGCTTCAAGGCGGCCGCGAAATGTCCGCTGACCCTGCGTCCCCTGCCCTGGGAGGAATGGGCCCGCGCGGCCGCCGTCGTCAGCATCCAGGCGCTCTTCCCATGA
- a CDS encoding alpha-galactosidase, with protein MAGTFSTVSFDRALGLAVLRTPHSVYAVRIGTDGSPRHLHWGAALDTADLGALSEAASPAASSFEADAAPDELAPESGARFGPAGLQVRFADGTRGAQWHFTGHRIEGRELRLRLADRRYPLAAELCYRVRPGSDVIERWTELTHTGTGGSDPISVDRLDSAAWTAPALSDYRLSHLVGGWNSEFQLHRDRLPVAETVLTSRRGLTSHHANPWLALDDGTAGEEDGEVWSTVLAWSGSWRVTVHRDPVGCTTWTGGFGHEGTGWTLAPGESLSTPVFAGLYTPAGFGAASRAWHTYIRTSVLPSPDRDRPVLYNSWEATGFDVDHPGQLHLARLAARVGAELFVVDDGWFGARTSDRAGLGDWTPRPSAFPDGLRPLADEVHRLGMDFGLWVEPEMVNRDSDLYRAHPDWVVHTPTRDATELRNQLMLNLARPEVEAWALRTLDRLVRDNAVDWLKWDANRVVTEAGWPGHPDPDRLWIDHTRAVYRIMDRLRADHPGLRIEACAGGGGRVDLGILARTDQAWTSDNTDPVDRIGIQHGFSQLFPAQTMAAWVTDSPNVTTGRATPLSFRFHVAMAGALGLGGDLTHWSEEELQETAALVARYKEIRPLVQHGRQYRLSTPDGVTAVHYASEDDTDHAVLAWRPTTRFGHAPTALALPTLDPGARYVDLDEGTTHSGAVLTRRGIDLTLPAGDYASRLIRLRRTP; from the coding sequence GTGGCTGGAACGTTCTCCACCGTCTCGTTCGACCGCGCCCTCGGGCTCGCGGTCCTCCGGACCCCGCACAGCGTCTACGCCGTACGCATCGGCACCGACGGCAGCCCCCGGCATCTGCACTGGGGGGCCGCGCTCGACACCGCCGACCTCGGGGCGCTGTCCGAGGCGGCATCACCCGCCGCGAGCAGCTTCGAGGCCGATGCCGCGCCGGACGAACTGGCCCCGGAGAGCGGGGCGCGCTTCGGGCCGGCCGGCCTGCAGGTCCGCTTCGCGGACGGCACCCGGGGTGCGCAGTGGCACTTCACCGGCCACCGCATCGAGGGCCGCGAGCTGCGCCTGCGCCTGGCCGACCGCCGTTACCCGCTGGCCGCCGAGCTCTGCTACCGGGTCCGGCCGGGCAGTGACGTCATCGAACGCTGGACGGAACTCACCCACACCGGGACCGGTGGCTCCGACCCGATCTCCGTCGACCGGCTGGACTCGGCCGCCTGGACGGCACCGGCCCTGTCGGACTACCGCCTCAGCCATCTCGTCGGCGGCTGGAACAGCGAGTTCCAACTGCACCGCGACCGGCTGCCGGTCGCCGAGACGGTGCTCACCAGCCGGCGCGGCCTCACCAGCCACCACGCGAACCCCTGGCTCGCCCTCGACGACGGCACCGCGGGCGAGGAGGACGGGGAGGTCTGGAGCACCGTCCTGGCATGGAGCGGAAGCTGGCGCGTCACCGTGCACCGCGACCCGGTCGGCTGCACCACCTGGACCGGCGGCTTCGGCCATGAGGGGACCGGCTGGACGCTCGCCCCGGGCGAGAGCCTGAGTACCCCGGTCTTCGCCGGCCTGTACACCCCCGCCGGCTTCGGCGCCGCGAGCCGCGCCTGGCACACGTACATCCGTACGAGCGTGCTTCCCTCCCCCGACCGCGACCGGCCCGTCCTCTACAACTCCTGGGAGGCCACCGGCTTCGACGTCGACCACCCCGGACAGCTGCACCTCGCCCGCCTCGCGGCACGCGTGGGAGCCGAGCTGTTCGTCGTGGACGACGGGTGGTTCGGCGCGCGCACCAGCGACCGGGCGGGCCTCGGCGACTGGACACCCCGGCCCTCGGCCTTCCCCGACGGCCTGCGGCCGCTCGCCGACGAGGTGCACCGCCTGGGCATGGACTTCGGGCTGTGGGTGGAGCCGGAGATGGTCAACCGGGACAGCGACCTCTACCGCGCCCATCCGGACTGGGTCGTCCACACACCCACCCGGGACGCGACCGAGCTCCGCAACCAGCTGATGCTGAACCTCGCCCGCCCCGAGGTCGAGGCGTGGGCCCTGCGCACGCTGGACCGGCTGGTTCGTGACAACGCGGTGGACTGGCTCAAGTGGGACGCCAACCGGGTCGTCACGGAGGCGGGTTGGCCCGGACACCCCGACCCCGACCGGTTGTGGATCGACCACACCCGCGCCGTGTACAGGATCATGGACCGCCTCCGCGCCGACCACCCCGGCCTGCGCATCGAGGCGTGCGCGGGCGGCGGCGGGCGGGTCGACCTCGGCATCCTCGCCCGCACCGACCAGGCCTGGACCTCCGACAACACCGACCCCGTCGACCGGATCGGCATCCAGCACGGCTTCAGCCAGCTCTTTCCCGCGCAGACCATGGCCGCCTGGGTGACCGACAGCCCCAACGTCACCACCGGCCGCGCCACGCCCCTGAGCTTCCGCTTCCACGTGGCGATGGCCGGAGCGCTCGGCCTGGGCGGAGACCTCACCCACTGGTCCGAGGAGGAACTCCAGGAGACGGCCGCGCTCGTCGCCCGCTACAAGGAGATCCGTCCCCTCGTCCAGCACGGCCGGCAGTACCGCCTGAGCACCCCCGACGGAGTGACGGCCGTACACTACGCCTCCGAGGACGACACCGACCACGCCGTCCTGGCCTGGCGCCCCACCACCCGCTTCGGCCACGCGCCCACGGCACTCGCGCTGCCGACCCTGGACCCCGGGGCCCGCTACGTGGACCTGGACGAAGGCACCACCCACAGCGGCGCCGTCCTCACCCGGCGCGGCATCGACCTGACCCTGCCCGCCGGCGACTACGCGAGCCGACTCATCCGGCTGCGCCGGACCCCCTGA
- a CDS encoding agmatine deiminase family protein codes for MIGETVPQPFPTRRSALGALAGLAGSLALGATACGSDGSDGSTGAGETTGPSGSAASPGAGGERRFGAEWESHTRTFMSWPALASVWGDELPSVRADIARIARAVGEYEAVVMMARPEQVAAAQRAVGSQVEVIPLAVDDLWARDTVPVFVEDDGKLLGVDFNFNGWGDKQEHTNDAQVGRKLLARYDIPRERAPLVAEGGSFETDGEGTLLITESSIVNDNRNRGKSRAQIEDELIETLGVEKVVWLAGVRGQDITDAHVDSLVRFTAPGVVLLDRAFPGNPPDSWSRSSDQAEAVLSKATDARGRRFEIIDLPQPDLDEITGAGDDFVSTYANFYVANDSVFLPRFGDRAADGRAKGILQEQFPEREVVQLQIDTIASGGGGIHCSTHEQPGRPAA; via the coding sequence GTGATCGGAGAAACCGTGCCCCAGCCCTTCCCCACCCGGCGCAGCGCCCTGGGCGCCCTGGCCGGCCTCGCCGGATCCCTCGCCCTCGGCGCCACGGCCTGTGGCTCCGACGGCTCCGACGGTTCCACCGGGGCCGGGGAGACCACCGGCCCCAGCGGATCCGCGGCCTCGCCCGGTGCGGGCGGTGAGCGCCGGTTCGGTGCCGAGTGGGAGAGTCACACGCGGACGTTCATGTCCTGGCCGGCCCTCGCGTCCGTCTGGGGCGACGAGCTGCCCTCCGTACGCGCGGACATCGCCCGGATCGCCCGCGCCGTCGGGGAGTACGAGGCCGTGGTGATGATGGCCCGGCCCGAGCAGGTGGCGGCGGCCCAGCGGGCCGTCGGCTCCCAGGTCGAGGTCATCCCGCTCGCGGTCGACGACCTGTGGGCCCGCGACACCGTCCCCGTCTTCGTCGAGGACGACGGCAAGCTCCTCGGCGTCGACTTCAACTTCAACGGCTGGGGCGACAAGCAGGAGCACACCAACGACGCCCAGGTGGGCCGGAAGCTGCTCGCCAGGTACGACATCCCGCGCGAGCGGGCGCCGCTCGTCGCCGAGGGCGGCTCCTTCGAGACCGACGGCGAGGGCACGCTGCTGATCACCGAGAGCTCGATCGTCAACGACAACCGCAACCGCGGCAAGAGCCGGGCCCAGATCGAGGACGAGCTCATCGAGACCCTCGGCGTGGAGAAGGTGGTCTGGCTGGCCGGCGTCCGCGGCCAGGACATCACCGACGCCCACGTGGACAGCCTCGTACGCTTCACCGCCCCCGGCGTGGTCCTGCTCGACCGGGCCTTCCCCGGCAATCCCCCGGACTCCTGGTCCCGTTCGTCCGACCAGGCCGAGGCCGTGCTCAGCAAGGCGACCGATGCCCGGGGCCGGCGTTTCGAGATCATCGACCTGCCGCAGCCCGACCTCGACGAGATCACCGGCGCGGGCGACGACTTCGTGTCCACCTACGCGAACTTCTACGTCGCCAACGACTCGGTCTTCCTGCCCAGGTTCGGAGACCGGGCGGCGGACGGCCGGGCCAAGGGCATCCTTCAGGAGCAGTTCCCCGAGCGGGAGGTCGTGCAGCTGCAGATCGACACCATCGCCTCCGGTGGCGGTGGCATCCACTGCTCCACCCACGAGCAGCCCGGCCGGCCCGCCGCCTGA
- a CDS encoding IS110 family transposase — protein sequence MSDRKTEVWVGIDAGKGHHWGAAVDETGATLWSKKIENDEAAILAALGELLDLAEEVHWAVDISGTSSALLLALLAGHGQRAVYVPGRTVNRMAGAYRGEAKTDARDAYVIAETSRHRRDFAMIDVPAQLAADLALLTARRSDLMADRVRMINRLRDVLTGVFPALERAFDYSSHKGALVLLTGYQLPAAIRRRGRARLTAWLANRGVRGADAVAATALEAAQAQQTALPGEDVAAQIVADLAEQILTLDDRLKRIDKQIGETFRSHPQAEIIESMPGMGPILGAEFVVAAGDLAAYADAGHLASAAGLVPVPRDSGRRTGNLHRPKRYSRRLRRVFYMSAQTSIIREGPNRDFYLKKRGEGCKHVQAVIALARRRASVLWALLRDRRTFTSAPPVTQAA from the coding sequence GTGAGCGACAGGAAGACCGAGGTCTGGGTCGGTATCGACGCGGGCAAGGGACATCACTGGGGGGCGGCGGTCGATGAGACCGGCGCGACGCTGTGGTCGAAGAAGATCGAGAACGACGAGGCGGCGATCCTGGCCGCGCTTGGCGAGCTCCTGGACCTGGCGGAGGAAGTCCACTGGGCGGTGGACATCTCCGGCACGTCCTCGGCGCTGCTGCTGGCCCTGCTCGCAGGTCACGGCCAACGGGCGGTCTACGTGCCCGGACGCACGGTCAACCGCATGGCTGGCGCCTACCGGGGCGAGGCGAAGACCGACGCCCGCGATGCCTACGTGATCGCGGAGACATCCCGCCACCGCCGGGACTTCGCGATGATCGACGTGCCCGCCCAACTTGCCGCCGATCTGGCACTGTTGACGGCTCGCCGATCCGACTTGATGGCTGACCGGGTACGGATGATCAACCGGCTGCGCGATGTCCTGACTGGTGTCTTCCCCGCGCTGGAGCGGGCCTTCGACTACAGCAGCCACAAGGGCGCGCTGGTCCTGCTGACCGGCTACCAGCTGCCGGCGGCGATCCGCCGCCGAGGCCGGGCGAGGCTCACGGCGTGGCTGGCCAACCGCGGTGTCCGGGGCGCCGACGCAGTGGCCGCGACCGCCTTGGAGGCAGCTCAGGCCCAGCAGACTGCGCTGCCCGGCGAGGACGTCGCGGCCCAGATCGTGGCCGACCTGGCCGAACAGATCCTCACTCTGGACGACCGCCTGAAGCGGATCGACAAGCAGATCGGGGAGACGTTCCGCAGCCATCCTCAGGCGGAGATCATCGAGTCCATGCCCGGCATGGGCCCGATACTCGGGGCCGAGTTCGTCGTCGCCGCCGGCGACCTCGCGGCCTACGCCGACGCCGGACACCTGGCCTCGGCGGCCGGGCTGGTGCCCGTCCCCCGTGACTCGGGCCGACGCACCGGCAACCTGCACCGACCCAAACGCTACAGCCGCCGCCTGCGTCGAGTGTTCTACATGTCCGCACAGACCAGCATCATCCGCGAAGGACCCAACCGGGACTTCTATCTCAAGAAGCGCGGTGAGGGCTGCAAGCACGTCCAGGCAGTCATCGCCCTGGCCCGCCGCCGCGCGAGCGTGCTCTGGGCACTGCTGCGTGACAGACGGACGTTCACCTCCGCCCCACCGGTCACGCAGGCGGCTTGA
- a CDS encoding APC family permease produces the protein MVTAVAGCGPAYTVVALIPALVAAVGLAAPAALLYGAVPMVGIALAFRHLGRLDVNSGATYSWVARTLHPALGFLCGWAVVVATTLFVIASTTPTGMATLALLDQDLAENHVLATTVGLGLFLLVAALAASGTRIAAGARVVAVSLQLALLLAVAVLALTRSTHAADFSFSWLGFGHFDGTGAFTAAALIVGSLYWGWDVTANLSEETRGGRGGSGLGGLIGLLVVAATLITLTVSANVLLGPDAVTSTDGAFLFQLGEAAWPGAGGTLLALAVPLSMVAVLETTLLQATRTLFAMGRDRTLPSFLGRVHPLRKTPATATLCVAALAVTTLTAIMLTDPGVGILEDALMGIGLLIAFYYALAGIAVTVAFRSVLRASLGNLILLGLWPLLGAAFNIWVFAASLRTLTGAQLTIGLGALAVGLLPLGIASVQGGRSYFRPRPLKPKEAADGEAYAGDALPAVGPADSRRDGLLSDF, from the coding sequence GTGGTCACGGCGGTCGCGGGCTGCGGGCCCGCGTACACCGTCGTCGCGCTCATACCCGCCCTCGTGGCGGCGGTCGGCCTCGCCGCCCCGGCCGCCCTGCTCTACGGCGCCGTGCCCATGGTGGGCATCGCCCTCGCCTTCCGGCACCTGGGGCGGCTCGACGTGAACTCCGGAGCCACCTACTCCTGGGTCGCCAGGACCCTCCATCCCGCCCTGGGCTTCCTCTGCGGGTGGGCCGTGGTCGTGGCGACCACCCTCTTCGTCATCGCCTCGACGACTCCGACCGGCATGGCGACGCTGGCCCTTCTCGACCAGGACCTGGCCGAGAACCACGTCCTGGCGACCACGGTCGGTCTCGGCCTGTTCCTGCTCGTCGCCGCCCTCGCGGCCTCGGGCACCCGGATCGCGGCGGGGGCGAGGGTCGTCGCCGTCTCCCTGCAGCTGGCACTGCTGCTGGCCGTGGCGGTGCTCGCGCTGACGCGGAGCACCCATGCCGCCGACTTCTCCTTCTCGTGGCTCGGCTTCGGGCACTTCGACGGGACCGGCGCGTTCACGGCCGCCGCGCTGATCGTCGGCTCCCTCTACTGGGGCTGGGACGTGACGGCGAACCTCAGCGAGGAGACCCGCGGCGGCAGGGGCGGTTCGGGGCTCGGCGGCCTGATCGGCCTGCTGGTCGTCGCCGCCACGCTCATCACGCTGACCGTCAGCGCGAACGTGCTCCTGGGGCCCGACGCCGTCACGTCGACGGACGGGGCGTTCCTCTTCCAGCTCGGCGAGGCGGCCTGGCCCGGAGCGGGCGGCACCCTGCTCGCGCTCGCGGTGCCCCTCTCCATGGTCGCCGTCCTGGAGACCACGCTCCTCCAGGCGACCCGCACCCTGTTCGCCATGGGGCGCGACCGCACCCTTCCCTCGTTCCTCGGCCGGGTCCATCCCCTTCGGAAGACCCCCGCGACAGCCACGCTCTGCGTCGCCGCGCTCGCCGTGACGACCCTGACGGCCATCATGCTCACCGACCCCGGGGTCGGCATCCTCGAGGACGCCCTCATGGGCATCGGCCTGCTGATCGCGTTCTACTACGCGCTCGCCGGCATCGCCGTCACCGTGGCGTTCCGGAGTGTGCTCCGGGCGTCCCTCGGCAATCTGATCCTCCTGGGACTCTGGCCGCTGCTCGGCGCCGCGTTCAACATCTGGGTCTTCGCGGCCTCGCTACGGACACTGACCGGTGCGCAATTGACGATCGGCCTGGGTGCGCTGGCCGTGGGACTGCTCCCGCTGGGCATCGCGAGCGTCCAGGGCGGACGGTCCTACTTCCGCCCCCGGCCGCTCAAGCCGAAGGAAGCGGCCGACGGCGAGGCGTACGCCGGAGACGCCCTGCCGGCGGTCGGCCCCGCCGACAGCCGACGGGACGGCCTCCTGTCGGACTTCTGA